The following is a genomic window from Alkaliphilus sp. B6464.
GCAAGTGGTGATTCTCCATTATCTGTAGGCTCATAGCTTTCTACCTCTGGAAGTAGTACTGGAAGCTCACTCTCTGGAACTGGCACCCATCCACACTCGTTACAATGAACTAGTGGAATTGGCTCTCCCCAATATCTTTGGCGTGAGAATACCCAGTCACGAAGCTTATAGTTTACCTTACGTGCTCCAAGATTTCTTTCATCTAACCACTTACTAATTTTTTCTTTAGCTTCTTTTACTTCTAACCCATTTAAAAATTCTGAGTTAACTATTATACCTTCATCTGTATCAGTATAGGCAGCTTCTTCTACATTACCACCTGCAACTACTTCTACGATAGGAAGATTAAATGCTTTAGCAAAATCCCAGTCTCTCGTATCATGACCAGGTACAGCCATTATAGCTCCTGTACCATAAGACATCATTACATAGTCTGAAATAAAAATGGGTATTTGTTTTCCTGTTGCAGGGTTAGTCGCTTCAACACCTTCAATTTTTACCCCTGTCTTATCCTTTACAAGCTCAGTTCTTTCAAATTCAGATTTTTTACTAGCCTCTTCTCTATAATGAAGAAGATCATCCATATTTTTAATATAATCTGCTAGCTCCTCGATATATGGATGCTCTGGAGAAATTACCATATAAGTAGCTCCAAACAAAGTATCTGGTCTTGTTGTATAAACAGTTATTTTTTTATCTCCAGTAATCTCAAAATCAACCTCCATACCTTGAGATTTACCTATCCAGTTTTTCTGCTGAATTTTTACTCTCTCGATGTAATCTACTAAATCTAAATCATTTATAAGTCTTTCAGCATATTTCGTAATTTTAAGCATCCATTGATTTTTCTGCTTTCTAACTACTTCTCCACCGCATCTCTCGCAGCCACCATTTACTACTTCCTCGTTAGCAAGACCAACCTTACAGCTGTTGCACCAGTTGATAGACATTTCCTTTTTATAGGCTAATCCCTTCTCAAAAAGTTTTTGAAATATCCACTGGGTCCACTTATAATATTCAGGATCTGTAGTGTTTATTTCTCTCGACCAGTCAAAAGACATACCCAAAGCTTGCAGCTGTTCTTTAAATTTTGCAACATTTTTTTCTGTAACTATTTTCGGATGAATTTTATTTTGTATAGCATAGTTTTCTGTTGGAAGTCCAAAAGCATCCCATCCCATTGGATATAGTACATTATATCCTTGCAGTCTTCTTTTTCTAGAAACAACATCAAGTGCTGTATATGGACGTGGATGTCCTACGTGTAGCCCCTGGCCTGATGGATAAGGAAACTCAATTAAAGCATAGAACTTTTCCTTGTCTTTATCGTTTGAAGCATGGAAAGCTCCTTTTTCCTCCCAAATTTCTTGCCACTTACTTTCAATATCCTTTGGATTATATTGCTTCATTTTCTTCAACTCCTTTATAATATTTTATAAACAAAAAGACCCTTCTCCTCTAATAAAATATAGAGGCGAAAGGTCGCGGTACCACTCTATTTGATTATTTTCATATCAATATATTGTCACAAAGACATCTATGATACTATAAATAATCATCTCAATAACCGTAACGAGGTTAACCGATTAGGACTACTACTATTTCGCCCTAATAGCTCTGGGACGAGTTCAGCTAAGATCATTGTTATCTTCCACCAACCGATAACTCTCTAAAAATGATACAATAACCTACTACTTCCCTTCATAGCAAACTATTTTGTATACTATTAAGTTGTATTGTATTGTACTAAATTATTCATCAAAAAGCAAGGATTTTTTATTTATATTTCAAATACTTTCATTTAAGCCTGTCTAGGAAGCATTTTACCGTCTTCTTTATCACTCCAAATCCACACTAGAGCAAATCCATAAATTAGTCTCTTAAAAATATACGTCTATCTAATAATGAAACTCCGATATTATCTTGCAATGGAATGTGATATTAGACAATCACCTTCTCTACTTAATATACACTACATATTTTTTATTATAACAAAAGCTGGAAAGCTGCTTTAACAATATATTATTTAATTACCTCATGACATGCTCTACATCTAGCTTCATAGCTTTCCTTAGCACCTACCATA
Proteins encoded in this region:
- the leuS gene encoding leucine--tRNA ligase, translated to MKQYNPKDIESKWQEIWEEKGAFHASNDKDKEKFYALIEFPYPSGQGLHVGHPRPYTALDVVSRKRRLQGYNVLYPMGWDAFGLPTENYAIQNKIHPKIVTEKNVAKFKEQLQALGMSFDWSREINTTDPEYYKWTQWIFQKLFEKGLAYKKEMSINWCNSCKVGLANEEVVNGGCERCGGEVVRKQKNQWMLKITKYAERLINDLDLVDYIERVKIQQKNWIGKSQGMEVDFEITGDKKITVYTTRPDTLFGATYMVISPEHPYIEELADYIKNMDDLLHYREEASKKSEFERTELVKDKTGVKIEGVEATNPATGKQIPIFISDYVMMSYGTGAIMAVPGHDTRDWDFAKAFNLPIVEVVAGGNVEEAAYTDTDEGIIVNSEFLNGLEVKEAKEKISKWLDERNLGARKVNYKLRDWVFSRQRYWGEPIPLVHCNECGWVPVPESELPVLLPEVESYEPTDNGESPLANLRDWVETTCPKCGGDAERETDTMPQWAGSSWYFLRYTDPHNNEELASKENLDYWLPIDWYNGGMEHTTLHLLYSRFWHKFLYDCGVVPTAEPYQKRTSHGMILGGNNEKMSKSRGNVVNPDEVVNEFGADTLRLYEMFIGDFEKSVPWSQNGVKGCRRFLDRVWRLQEVLVDSNDLTEKLESNIHKTIKKVSEDYEHMKFNTAIASMMALVNDFYDHGSVTKGDMKVFLTLLNPVAPHITEELWEELGFEGMVYEATWPVWDEAKTIDNVVEIAVQINGKVKGQMVIAVDATADQLKEQFRNDTRLVDLLEDKTIVKEIYVPGRIYNIVVK